From the genome of Denticeps clupeoides chromosome 4, fDenClu1.1, whole genome shotgun sequence, one region includes:
- the snapc3 gene encoding snRNA-activating protein complex subunit 3: protein MAEGGGRSNPNVPVYEYVDINTQVFHVGSFRQLWLDSLPPDVYSFEELDEEAQDAKFSEEFGVPAETLAELRAICSVDSLKSYPDDEPPDTSVVPPDPQLACLRLRKRKQDYKNSLAKDYTGRHDAYTNEMELQSVGRKPADADNAVPEGEIVLTFNIVYPVIFYRFKYVRPHQTLQVLGSQKLAELRDAICCVSDLQVFGEFSSVPDAVPQFVSKDHYKSAFFYFEGVFYNDMRYPECRDISQTTREWAKTRDFPAFTVAKMEETTFYDLKVKIGYPYLYCHQGDCEHVVILTDIRLIHRDDCRDRKLYPLLTYKHRVVTRKCSVCHLYISRWITTNDSLAPMDPCLFCDQCFRLLHYDKEGNKIAPFKAYSYVDPGAFN, encoded by the exons ATGGCGGAAGGTGGCGGGCGTTCAAACCCCAATGTCCCCGTGTATGAATACGTAGATATAAACACCCAGGTTTTCCACGTTGGGTCTTTTAGGCAGCTGTGGCTGGACTCCCTTCCGCCTGACGTGTACTCGTTCGAGGAGCTCGATGAGGAGGCGCAGGACGCGAAGTTCTCCGAGGAGTTCGGGGTTCCTGCGGAAACGCTCGCTGAACTCCGAGCTATCTGCAG CGTGGATTCTTTAAAGAGTTACCCCGATGATGAACCCCCCGACACTAGCGTGGTTCCACCAGACCCGCAGCTTGCCTGCCTGCG GCTTCGGAAAAGAAAGCAGGATTATAAGAACAGTCTTGCTAAAGACTATACTGGGAGACATGATGCCTACACAAATGAAATG GAGCTCCAAAGCGTTGGCCGGAAGCCTGCAGATGCAGACAATGCGGTCCCGGAAGGAGAAATAGTCCTGACTTTTAACATAGTCTATCCTGTTATATTTTACCGG TTCAAGTACGTAAGGCCCCATCAGACACTGCAGGTGCTGGGCAGCCAGAAGCTGGCGGAGCTGAGAGACGCCATCTGCTGTGTGAGTGACCTGCAGGTCTTCGGGGAGTTCAGCAGTGTGCCCGACGCCGTACCGCAGTTTGTCAGTAAG gaTCACTACAAATCTGCTTTCTTCTACTTTGAAggagtgttttacaatgacatgAGATACCCAGAATGCCGGGATATTAGCCA GACCACGCGTGAATGGGCAAAGACACGGGACTTCCCGGCCTTCACGGTTGCCAAGATGGAAGAGACAACCTTCTATGACCTGAAAGTGAAGATTGGATATCCCTACCTCTACTGCCACCAGGGAGACTGTGAACATGTGGTCATTCTCACAGACATAAG GCTGATCCATCGAGATGACTGCAGAGACCGGAAGCTCTACCCACTTCTCACCTATAAGCACAGAGTTGTGACCCGGAAGTGTTCTGTGTGTCACCTGTACATCAGCAG GTGGATCACCACCAACGATTCTCTCGCTCCCATGGACCCGTGTCTCTTTTGTGACCAGTGCTTCCGGTTGCTGCATTATGACAAAGAAGGCAACAAAATTGCTCCATTTAAGGCTTACTCCTATGTAGACCCTGGAGCGTTCAACTAA
- the LOC114788356 gene encoding tetratricopeptide repeat protein 39B-like, producing the protein MATTDSDVKKECPEEDIIVEEKDFEEAFDSSPVQTKVDLVTALEDCYGALSLFLNNKFSEALGILRPWRNESMYHAMGYSSILVMQAAMTFEPRDMHAAMTALNEALQTCQRFRRRTTLTKSISNLLYKQAEENLTEVEMHADLCYAEVLLQNAALTFLEDESLIGFIRGGIRIRSSYQIFKQCQAILNSNQDLAKESETLVHFAGGVHMGIGSFNLMLSLLPSKVLRLLEFIGFSGNRELGLSYLRQGAASSNLRAILSTITLLMYHLYVTVILGSGDGNLAEAELLLDPYIKLFPNGCLMIFYTARIAALKGDFELSQQMFLECITAQQEWHQIHHLCYWELMWSYCFLQDWKEAYRYADLLSKESKWSQAIYVFQKASVLCMMSEEEQKDTGENVIELFRQVEGLRLKFAGKSVPSEKFAVRKARRYNAPNPVKLVIPLVEMMYMWNGFHLVGKRPDLTVNFLVTIEKAEEQLRNDPKPSEYHTDDRCLVQMLKGVCLKHLGRLQQAEKCYAEVISSEKNIKYDHYLVPFTLYELGLLCKQQGDTEKAIAHIENAKLNYKGYSMESRLNFRIHAAQSALGRTPETSPRQQRESA; encoded by the exons ATGGCGACGACAGACAGCGACGTCAAAAAG GAATGTCCAGAAGAGGACATAATTGTCGAGGAG AAGGATTTCGAAGAGGCATTTGACAGCAGCCCTGT GCAAACCAAGGTGGATCTGGTGACTGCTTTAGAAGATTGTTATGGTGCACTGAGCCTCTTCCTGAACAACAAGTTCTCAGAGGCGCTCGGTATTCTCAGACCATG GAGAAACGAGAGCATGTACCATGCAATGGGCTACAGCAGCATCCTAGTCATGCAAGCTGCGATGACCTTTGAACCCAGGGATATGCATGCAGCCATGACCGCACTGAATGAGGCTCTTCAGACTTGTCAGAG GTTTAGGAGAAGGACCACTCTCACTAAGAGCATTTCCAACCTCCTATATAAACAGGCAGAGGAGAACTTGACAGAAG TGGAGATGCATGCTGACTTGTGCTATGCGGAGGTTCTTCTCCAGAACGCCGCACTCACATTTCTGGAG GATGAGAGCTTAATTGGCTTCATCAGAGGAGGAATCAGAATCCGGTCAAGTTATCAGATATTTAA GCAATGCCAGGCCATCTTAAATTCAAATCAAGATTTGGCCAAAGAAAGCGAGACGCTTGTGCATTTTGCTGGCGGTGTCCACATGGGCATTGGATCTTTCAACTTG ATGCTTTCTCTTCTACCCAGCAAAGTCCTCAGGCTATTGGAGTTCATCGGCTTCTCTGGAAACAGA GAATTGGGGCTGTCATATTTACGCCAGGGAGCAGCCAGTAGCAACCTCCGTGCCATTCTCAGCACCATCACCCTGCTCATGTATCACCTATATGTCACTGTCATACTGG GGTCCGGTGATGGAAATCTTGCTGAAGCTGAATTGCTTCTTGATCCATACATAAAACTGTTCCCCAAT GGCTGTCTAATGATTTTCTACACTGCTAGAATTGCAGCTCTCAAAGGAGACTTTGAGCTT TCGCAGCAGATGTTTCTGGAGTGCATCACAGCTCAGCAGGAATGGCATCAGATCCACCATCTCTGTTACTGGGAGCTGATGTGGTCCTACTGCTTCCTGCAAGATTGGAAGGAGGCATATCGCTATGCTGACTTGCTGTCCAAAGAGAGCAAATGGAGCCAG GCCATTTATGTTTTTCAAAAAGCATCTGTCCTGTGTATGATGTCTGAGGAGGAACAGAAGGACACCGGAGAGAATGTAATTGAGCTCTTTAG GCAAGTGGAGGGTCTCCGGCTCAAGTTTGCAGGAAAATCTGTCCCTTCTGAGAAGTTTGCTGTGCGGAAGGCAAGACGGTACAATGCACCCAACCCAGTAAAGCTGGTTATTCCTCTAGTT GAAATGATGTACATGTGGAATGGCTTCCACCTTGTTGGTAAGCGGCCGGACCTGACAGTGAACTTCCTTGTCACCATTGAGAAGGCAGAGGAGCAGCTAAGGAATGACCCTA AGCCATCAGAGTACCACACAGATGACCGCTGTCTGGTGCAGATGCTGAAAGGTGTGTGTCTGAAGCACCTGGGCCGTCTGCAGCAGGCTGAAAAGTGCTATGCTGAGGTCATTTCCAG TGAGAAGAACATAAAATATGACCATTACCTGGTACCTTTCACTCTCTATGAACTGGGCCTCCTCTGCAAACAACAAGGAGACACTGAGAAGGCAATTGCTCACATTGAAAATGCCAA GCTGAACTACAAGGGCTATTCCATGGAGTCGAGGTTAAACTTCCGTATCCATGCAGCTCAGAGTGCCCTTGGTCGGACTCCAGAGACTTCGCCCAGACAGCAACGCGAGTCCGCCTGA
- the dnajb14 gene encoding dnaJ homolog subfamily B member 14, with translation MESNRDEAEKCIKIATKSLEAGDKEKALRFLHKAEKLFPTEKAKVLLEALSRNGSSAGNGNAYQRKPAENSRPNAHTERGGQESAGGDTAKSYTKEQLDGVQRIKRCKDYYEVLGINKEANEEELKKAYRKLALKFHPDKNHAPGATEAFKKIGNAYAVLSNPDKRRQYDVTGGEEPSSPGHGHGNFDFHRGFEADITPEDLFNMFFGGGFPSSSPHTFTNGRARYSQQDQTGRDREERGDGGFSMFIQLMPIVILILVSILSQLMVSTPPYSLYSKQSTGQTVKRQTENLRVDYYVNRDFKAEYKGLVLQKIEKSVEEDYVSNVRNNCWKERQTKTDLLYAAKVYRDERLRRKAELMTMENCKELDRLNSLFRGG, from the exons ATGGAAAGCAACAGAGACGAAgctgaaaaatgtataaaaatcgCCACCAAATCGCTGGAAGCGGGAGACAAAGAAAAGGCGCTGAGGTTTTTGCATAAAGCGGAAAAGCTGTTTCCGACCGAGAAAGCGAAAG TTTTGTTGGAGGCCTTGTCAAGAAATGGAAGCTCTGCAGGGAATGGCAATGCATATCAGAGGAAGCCGGCCGAGAACTCACGGCCAAATGCCCACACCGAGAGGGGAGGACAGGAGTCTGCAGGAGGAGACACAGCCAAATCGTACACCAAGGAGCAGTTGGACGGGGTGCAAAG GATAAAAAGATGTAAGGACTACTATGAAGTACTGGGCATCAATAAGGAGGCCAATGAAGAGGAGCTAAAGAAAGCGTACAGGAAACTTGCGCTCAAGTTCCACCCTGACAAAAACCATGCCCCTGGTGCCACGGAAGCCTTCAAAA AGATCGGCAACGCCTACGCTGTGCTCAGCAACCCTGACAAGAGGAGACAGTATGATGTCACAGGTGGGGAGGAACCGAGCAGTCCAGGCCATGGCCATGGCAATTTTGATTTCCACCGAGGCTTTGAGGCAGATATTACTCCAGAGGATCTGTTCAACATGTTCTTCGGTGGAGGTTTCCCCTCAT CCAGCCCACACACCTTCACCAACGGGCGGGCGCGCTACAGCCAGCAGGACCAAACTGGAAGGGACCGAGAGGAGAGGGGAGAT gGTGGCTTCTCCATGTTCATCCAGCTGATGCCCATTGTTATCCTGATTCTGGTATCCATCCTCAGCCAGCTGATGGTGTCCACTCCCCCCTATAGCCTATATTCCAAACA GTCTACTGGGCAGACAGTGAAGAGGCAGACTGAGAACCTCCGCGTAGATTACTACGTAAACAGAGACTTCAAAGCAGAATACAAGGGTTTGGTGTTGCAGAAAATTGAAAAGAGCGTAGAAGAGGATTATGTATCCAATGTACGAAACAACTGTTGGAAGGAGAGACAAACAa AAACTGACCTGCTGTATGCAGCTAAGGTTTACAGAGATGAACGCTTGCGTCGGAAAGCTGAGCTCATGACTATGGAGAATTGCAAGGAGCTGGACAGACTAAACAGCTTATTTCGTGGAGGATGA
- the pla2g12a gene encoding group XIIA secretory phospholipase A2: MYFSVISVFTVLFLFAFRVTVCKQENEPETPDWRLTLKTIRNGVHKIDTYLNAALDLFGGEDGLCHYKCSDGYKPEPRPSYKPPPPNGCGSPLFGFQFDIGIPSMTKCCNQHDRCYDTCGREKHDCDHQFQDCLEAICRNVQKTLGLNHSVQACESAVNLLFDAVMHMGCKPYLDSQRASCVCRYEEKLEL; this comes from the exons ATGTACTTTAGTGTCATCTCCGTTTTCACCGTCCTGTTTCTGTTCGCGTTCAGAGTAACTGTGTGCAAGCAAGAAAATGAGCCGGAGACTCCCGACTGGCGTTTGACTCTGAAAACCATTCGGAATGGTGTCCACAAAATAGACACGTACCTGAACGCAGCGCTGGATCTGTTTGGCGGAGAGGACGGGCTGTGTCATTACAAATGCAGCGATG GTTACAAGCCAGAACCTCGGCCTTCTTACAAGCCACCGCCCCCGAATGGATGTGGATCACCGTTGTTTGGGTTTCAG TTTGACATTGGGATTCCGTCCATGACGAAGTGCTGCAATCAGCACGACCGCTGCTATGACACCTGCGGACGTGAGAAGCATGACTGCGACCACCAGTTCCAGGACTGTCTGGAGGCCATCTGCAGGAACGTACAGAAGACTCTTGGACTGAACCACAGTGTCCAAG CTTGTGAGTCTGCAGTGAATCTGCTCTTTGATGCTGTTATGCACATGGGCTGTAAGCCGTACCTCGACAGCCAGAGGGCCTCGTGTGTATGTCGCTACGAGGAGAAGTTGGAGCTGTGA
- the LOC114788393 gene encoding caspase-6-like, with product MASPGGAVPPGTTETDSEAAAPVRTGPALLDVAETDAIRHSSVQLDPAVEYSMSNKTRGLALIFNQEHFFWKLALPSRSGTAADRINLVRRFRELQFDVRAYDDLTEKDIRRIITDAANEDHSNADCFVCVFLSHGENDHIYAKDEKIPIQEVTALFKGNKCRSLAGKPKIFILQACRGEKHDDPVTPMDVVDTKTNEVEVDAGVVYTLPSGADFIMCYSVAEGYYSHRETVNGSWYIQDLCEVLKEYGTTLEFTELLTLVNRVVSRRSVGQCRDPKAIGKKQVPCFASMLTKKLYFRPKK from the exons ATGGCGAGCCCCGGCGGAGCTGTACCTCCAG GAACCACCGAGACGGACAGCGAAGCAGCCGCTCCTGTCCGAACAG GCCCCGCATTGCTGGACGTGGCAGAAACGGATGCCATTCGTCACAG CTCTGTGCAGCTGGATCCAGCTGTGGAGTACAGTATGAGCAACAAGACGCGGGGCTTGGCACTCATCTTTAACCAGGAGCATTTCTTTTGGAAACTCGCGTTGCCGTCACGCAGTGGCACTGCTGCAGACCGGATAAACCTGGTGAGGAG ATTTAGAGAACTACAATTTGATGTCAGAGCATATGACGACCTCACAGAAAAAGATATTCGGAGGATTATTACAGATG CTGCTAATGAGGACCATTCCAATGCTGACTGCTTcgtctgtgtgtttctgagccATGGTGAAAATGACCACATCTACGCCAAAGATGAGAAGATCCCTATTCAGGAAGTTACTGCTTTGTTTAAAGGAAACAAGTGCAGAAGTCTGGCGGGGAAGCCCAAGATCTTCATCTTGCAG GCGTGTCGGGGTGAAAAGCATGATGACCCAGTGACCCCTATGGATGTCGTGGATACAAAGACCAATGAGGTGGAGGTTGATGCAGGTGTTGTTTACACTCTGCCCTCTGGTGCTGACTTCATCATGTGCTATTCGGTTGCTGAGG GATATTACTCCCACCGTGAGACTGTGAACGGGTCGTGGTACATCCAGGACCTGTGTGAAGTGCTGAAGGAGTATGGAACAACCCTGGAGTTCACTGAGCTCCTCACGCTGGTAAACCGGGTGGTGTCCAGACGCAGCGTGGGCCAGTGCAGAGATCCGAAAGCCATAGGCAAGAAACAGGTTCCTTGTTTTGCCTCCATGCTCACCAAAAAGCTGTACTTCAGGCCCAAAAAATGA
- the LOC114788392 gene encoding calcium uniporter regulatory subunit MCUb, mitochondrial-like: MLGSVMKLQTRVLRRGVASFPLLKAQPTHCLWGRHQIAFYGSLLPSHDISVEYKHGRPVLALPLPSKREKCVFFLRPMLMTINDLIQDLKKEDPGIESAVVLTTEGEKVSCSTSVDTLLQRNFQLCINDMVYNVHSAQQDKDGHGPLLGVDDMKNMVHLLYSALHLPVHQQIKEVELRRKLDSLQQELMPLEMLRTQVDRRAELSSSWALWTGLALLSVQGGALAWLTWWVYSWDIMEPVTYFITYSTSIAVFSYYVLTKQDYVYPDAKDRQFLHYFHKGAKRKHFDVTKYNELKEEMAVVEEDLRRLRSPNQLQLPVQQIQPKE, encoded by the exons GCTCAGCCCACGCATTGTCTCTGGGGACGGCACCAGATCGCATTTTATGGATCTTTACTGCCCTCTCATG ACATCTCAGTGGAGTACAAACATGGCCGTCCGGTGCTGGCGCTGCCCTTGCCTTctaagagagagaaatgtgtgtTCTTCCTGAGGCCCATGCTCATGACCATCAATGACCTCATCCAAGACTTGAAGAAAGAAGATCCCGGTATAGAATCAGCTGTGGTGCTCACAACAG AAGGGGAGAAGGTTTCATGCAGCACCTCCGTAGACACACTTCTCCAGAGAAACTTCCAACTCTGCATCAATGACATGGTCTACAACGTTCACTCTGCACAGCAAG ATAAGGATGGCCATGGTCCACTACTGGGCGTGGATGACATGAAGAACATGGTGCATCTTCTGTACTCTGCGCTCCACCTGCCAGTCCATCAGCAGATAAAGGAAGTGGAGCTTCGCAGGAAGCTGGACAGCCTCCAGCAGGAGCTGATGCCCCTGGAAATG CTGAGGACCCAGGTCGATCGCAGAGCTGAGCTGAGCTCGTCATGGGCGCTGTGGACAGGACTGGCACTTCTGTCGGTGCAGGGTGGGGCTCTGGCCTGGCTCACTTGGTGGGTGTACTCCTGGGACATCATGGAACCGGTCACATACTTCATCACCTACAGCACCAGCATTGCGGTTTTCTCCTACTACGTCCTCACCAAGCAG GACTATGTGTACCCTGATGCGAAAGACCGGCAGTTTCTGCATTACTTCCACAAGGGGGCTAAACGGAAGCATTTCGACGTGACCAAGTATAATGAGCTGAAGGAGGAGATGGCTGTG GTGGAGGAGGATTTGAGGCGTTTGAGGAGTCCAAATCAACTCCAACTTCCTGTACAGCAGATTCAGCCAAAGGAATGA